Within Micromonospora parathelypteridis, the genomic segment GTTCGTGCCGCCGAGCACCGCCGCGAGGGCCTCGACGGCGGTGCGTACGACGTTGTTGACCGGCTGCTGCGCGGTCAGCGACACCCCGGCGGTCTGCGTGTGGAACCGCAGCCAGAGGGCCTTCTCGCTGGTCGCGCCGTAGACGTCGCGCAGCCAACGGGCCCAGATCCGACGGGCGGCGCGGAACTTGGCGATCTCCTCGAAGAAGTCGAGGTGCGAGTCGAAGAAGAAGCTCAGCCCCGGCGCGAAGACGTTCACGTCCAGCCCGCGGGAGAGGCCCAGCTCGACGTACCCGAACCCGTCGGCCAGGGTGTACGCCAACTCCTGCGCGGCGGTCGAGCCGGCCTCGCGGATGTGGTAGCCGGAGACCGACAGCGGCTTGTAGCGCGGGATCTCGGCGGCGCAGTATTCCATCAGGTCGCCGATCAGGCGCAGGTGCGGCTCCGGGTCGAAGAGCCACTCCTTCTGTGCGATGTACTCCTTGAAGATGTCGGTCTGCAGCGTGCCGTCCAGCTTGGACAGGTCGGCGCCCTGCCGTTCGGCGGCGACCAGGTACATGCAGAACACCGGCACGGCCGGGCCGGAGATGGTCATCGAGGTGGTGACGTCGGCCAGGTCGATGCCGTCGAAGAGCGCCTGCATGTCGGTGGCGGTGTCGATGGCGACGCCGCAGTGGCCGACCTCGCCGAGCGCCTGCGGGTCGTCCGAGTCGCGGCCCATCAGCGTCGGCATGTCGAACGCGACCGAGAGGCCACCGCCGCCGGCGCCGAGGATCATCTTGTAGCGCTCGTTGGTCTGCTGAGCGTTGCCGAAGCCGGCGAACTGCCGGATCGTCCAGGTCCGCCCGCGGTAACCGGTCGGATACAACCCCCGGGTGTACGGGTACTCGCCCGGCCACCCGATCCGCTCGAAGCCCGGGTACGCGCTGCCCTCGGGCGGTCCGTAGACCGGCTCCACCGGCATCCCGGAGAGCGTGGTGAAGTCCGCGTCCCGCTTGCGCGCGGCGTCGTACCGGGCCTGCCAGCGCGCCCGTCCGGCGTCGATTTCGTCGGCGTCCATGAGCAGGGCTCCTCCTCGGGTCCTCGACATGCACGTCGAGTGTAGAGCCCTTACCTGAACGATCGCTAAGTCAGGCTCTACCCGTGGGTAACCAGGTCAGGCCGTCGGAGCCGCAGGCCCACCCATCGCCACGTCGTCGACCCGGATGTTGACCTCGTCGACCCGCAGTCCGTACGCCTCGACCGCCTCGGTGACCCGGGCACGCACCTGGCTGGTGATCTCCGGCACCGGCTGACCGGCCTGGATCACCAGCACCAGGTTGACCACGGCGGCGTCCCCGGTCACGTGGGCCGAGCAGCCCCGCCGGGCGTCGCCCACCTGATCCAGCCCGACCCGGTCGAGAACCGAGTTGAAGAACCGGGCCACGTCCCCGCCCAGCTCGGCCACGCCGGGAACCGCGCGGGCCGCCGCGACGGCAATCTTCTCGATCACCTCGTCGGAGACCTGCGTCGTCCCGCCGGCCGCCACCGATGCCGTGGTCAGCTCCTGCGTCGCCTCGTGGTCCATAGCCACTCCCCTGCTCCTCGCGCCGGCACACCGCCCGGACCCCACCGCCGTGGGGCGGTGCGAGCCTACAAGGACGAGGTGTCGTCGGGGTGTCCCCGGTGGACGGTCAACGGGCGAGCTGGGCCAGCAGTTCGTCCGCCGCCGTGTACGGGTCGAGGGCGCCCTCGGCGACCTTGGTGGCGAGCGTGGCCAACTCCGTACCGTCGCGCAGTGAGCCGATCCGGGCGCGCAGGGTGCCGAGCGCGATCGCCTCGATCTCGGCGGCGGCCCGCGCCTCCTGGCGGCGGCGCAGCTCGCCGTGCTCGACCAGCCAGCCCCGGTGCTTGTCGATCGCGGCGGCGATGTCGTCGATGCCCTCGCCGCGCGCGGCGACCGAGCGGACCACCTGCGGTCGCCACTGCCCCGGGCCGCGCTCACCGAGGGCGATCATGCCCTGGATGTCGCGGACCGTGGCGTCGACGCCGTCCCGGTCAGCCTTGTTGATCACGAACACGTCGGCGATCTCCAGAATGCCGGCCTTGACCGCCTGGATCGCGTCACCCATGCCGGGGGCGAGCAACACGAGCGTGGTGTCGGCGAGCGAGGCGACCTCCACCTCGGCCTGCCCGACACCGACGGTCTCCACCAGCACCACGTCACAGCCGGCGCCTTCCAGCACCCGGACCGCCTGTGGCGTCGCCGCGGCCAACCCACCGAGGTGCCCGCGGCTGGACATGGACCGGATGTAGACGCCCGGATCGGTGGCGTGGTCCTGCATCCGCACCCGGTCGCCGAGGATCGCACCACCGGTGAACGGGCTGGACGGGTCGACCGCCAGCACGCCGACCCGGTGCCCCTGCGCCCGCAGCGCCCGGACCAGCTCGTTGGTGGTGGTCGACTTGCCCACCCCGGGCGAACCGGTCAGCCCCACGACCTGGGCCTGCCCGGCGTACGGCGCCAGCGCGGCGGCGATCGCCGGCAGCAGCGCGTCGCCGTTCTCCACCAACGTGATCAGCCGGGCCACCGCGCGGGGGTCACCCGCGCGAGCCCGCTCGACCAGCAGCGGTACGTCCCGACTGCGGCGCACCGACGTGGTGCCCGCTGGCGGGACGTGCTCAGCCGCTTCGCTCACTGCGCCTTCTCGACCTTGCCCGGAACGTGGATGATCAGCGCGTCGCCCTGGCCACCGCCACCGCAGAGCGCCGCCGCGCCGGTGCCGCCGCCGCGCCGCTTCAGCTCCAGGGCGAGGGTGAGTACGAGACGCGCCCCGGACATGCCGATCGGGTGTCCGAGCGCGATCGCGCCACCGTTGACGTTGACCTTGTCCGGGCTGATGCCGAGGTCACGGGTGGACTGCACGCCGACCTGGGCGAACGCCTCGTTGATCTCAATGAGGTCCAGGTCCGCGACGCTCAGACCGCCCTTCTTCAGGGCGTGGTTGATCGCGTTGGACGGCTGCGAGTGCAGGGAGTTGTCCGGGCCCGCCACGTTGCCGTGCGCGCCGATCTCGGCCAGCCAGGTCAGCCCCAGCTCCTGGGCCTTGGACTTGCTCATCACCAGCACCGCGGCGGCGCCGTCGGAGATCGGCGACGAACTGCCGGCGGTGATGGTGCCGTCGGGGGTGAAGGCGGGGCGCAGCTTGGCGAGCGACTCGACGGTGGTGTCCGGGCGGATGCCCTCGTCCTCGCTGATCACCAGCGGGTCACCCTTGCGCTGCGGGATCACCACCGGGGTGATCTCGTCGGCGAAGTGGCCGTTCTTCTGCGCGGCGGCGGCCCGCTGGTGGCTGGCCGCGGCGAAGGTGTCCTGCTCCGTACGGGAGATACCGTGCTTGGTGCCGAGCCGCTCGGTCGACTCGCCCATCGAGCAGCAGTCCCAGGCGTCGCTGAGCCCGTCGTGCGCCATGTGGTCCTTGACCACCACGTCGCCGTACTTGTAGCCGGTGCGCTGGCCCATCAGCAGGTGCGGGGCGTTGGTCATCGACTCCATGCCGCCGGCCACCACGATGTCGAACTCGCCGGCGCGGATCAGCTGGTCGGCCAGGGCGATCGCGTCCAGACCGGAGAGGCAGACCTTGTTGATGGTCAACGCCGGCACGGACATCGGCACGCCGGCCTCGACGGCCGCCTGCCGCGCCGGGATCTGACCGGTGCCGGCCTGCAGCACCTGCCCCATGATCACGTACTGGACCTGATCCGGGCTGACCCCGGCACGCTCCAGCGCCGCCTTGATGGCGATCCCGCCGAGCTTCGTGGCCGGAAGGTCCTTGAGGTTACCCAGCAGGCGCCCCATCGGGGTCCGCGCGCCGCTGACGATCACCGAAGCCATGCCTGCCTCCGAGGGGGTGCCGAGCTGTACGCCTTAACGAGTGTTCGGTCAGACTAGCGCCATGGCTGAGAACTCCCCCGCCGAGCCCGGTGCGGACTACGTCACAGACATCGGGCTTCGCAAGATTGACCACGTCGGAATCGCCGTGGCCGACCTGGACGCCGCGATCGACTTCTACCAGCGGACGTTCGGGATGCGCTGCGTACACGTCGAGACCAACGCCGAGCAGGGCGTCCGGGAAGCGATGCTGGCCGTCGGGCCGACCACCGAGGGCGGTTGCGTGCAACTGCTCGCACCGCTCACCCCGGAGTCGACGATCGCCAAGTTCCTGGACCGCAACGGGCCGGGCGTGCAGCAGGTCGCGTACACCGTGGTGGACATCGACGCGGCCTGCGCGGCGCTGCGCGCGCGGGGCATGCGCCTGCTCTACGACGCGCCGCGGCGCGGCACTGCGGACTCGCGCATCAACTTCGTGCACCCGAAGGACGCCGGCGGCGTCCTCGTCGAGCTCGTCGAGCCCGCCGCCGACCACTGACCTCCCGCCCGCCTCCCGCCCGCCGGCCACTGACCCGCCGCGCACGCCGAGAGGCCGCCCGTCCGCCGCGCGGTGATCGACTCCAGATCGCCGATGTGGCGGTGTCCCCAAGGGTGGATGCCGCCACCTCGGCGACGCGGAGTGGATCAACCGCAGCGGCCGCCTGCCCGCCGCCCAAAACCGGCCCGCAAGCACGTCAGTGCGCGGTTGGCGGGGTGGCCGGACACCTTCACGCATCGGCCGATGCAGTTTTTCACAGAGGACTTCCCGGTCTAGCTACCGTTCAGTAACGTCCGGCCCCACAGGAGCGCGACCGGTGCCGGATGTGTCGAATGCCGACATGGCGGTCGTGCCCACCGGCGCCGACGATGGCAGCACCCGGGCCCGTGCGGGTGCGGATGAACCGGAGGTCACCGTGCAGGACATCCTCGAAGCGATCATGGCGGCGGAGGAATCGAACGATCCGGACCGCGAGCTCGCCGGCGTTGCCGGGCTGCCCGTTCCGGAGAGCTACCGGGGCGTGGTGGTCCGCGCCGAGGAGGCCCGGATGTTCGACGGCATGGCCACCCGGGACAAGGACCCGCGCAAGGCGCTGCACGTGCAGGAGGTGCCGACGCCGGAGTTGGCGCCGGGCGAGGCGTTGATCGCGGTGATGGCCAGCGCGATCAACTACAACACGGTGTGGACCAGCATCTTCGAGCCGCTGCCCACCTTCAAGTTCCTCCAGCGCTACGGCCGGGTCTCCGAGCTGACCCGCCGCCACGATCTGCCGTACCACGTGGTCGGCTCGGACGCGGCGGGTGTGGTGCTGCGCACCGGCCCCGGGGTGACCCGCTGGGCGCCCGGCGACGAGGTGGTCGCGCACTGCCTCTCCGTCGAGTTGGAGGACGCGGCCGGGCACGACGACACCATGCTCGACCCGCAGCAGCGGATCTGGGGCTTCGAGACCAACTTCGGCGGGCTGGCCGAGATGGCCGTGGTCAAGGCCAACCAACTGATGCCCAAGCCGCGGCATCTGAGCTGGGAGGAGGCGGCCAGCCCTGGGCTGGTCAACTCCACCGCGTACCGGCAGCTCGTCTCGCACCACGGGGCCAACATGAAGCAGGGCGACGTGGTCCTGATCTGGGGCGCCTCCGGCGGCCTCGGCGGGTACGCCACCCAGATGGCGCTCGGCGGCGGCGCCATCCCGATCTGCGTCGTCTCCTCGCCGGAGAAGGCCGAGCTGTGCCGCAAGATGGGCGCGGAGCTGGTCATCGACCGGGCGGCCGAAGGTTTCCGCTTCTGGAAGGACGAGGAGACCCAGGACCCGGACGAGTGGCGGCGCTTCGGCGAGCGGATCCGTGAACTGACCGGTGGTGAGGACCCGGACATCGTCTTCGAGCACCCGGGGCGGGAGACGTTCGGCGCAAGTGTCTACGTGGCCCGGCGCGGTGGGACCATCGTCACCTGCGCCTCCACGAGCGGTTTCCTGCACCAGTACGACAACCGCTACCTCTGGATGCACCTCAAGCGGATCATCGGCAGCCACTTCGCCAACTACCACGAGGCGTGGCAGGCCAACCGCCTGGTCTCGCTCGGCAAGGTGCACCCCACGGTGTCCCGCACCTACTCGCTGGAGCAGACCGGTCAGGCCGCGTACGAGGTGCACCGCAACGCCCACCAGGGCAAGGTCGGGGTGCGCTGCCTCGCACCCACCGACGGGCTGGGCGTACGCGACGGGGAGTTGCGGGCCCAGCACGAGGACGCGATCAACCGCTTCCGGGGGCACTGACCGGCAGCGCCGGTACGGCGAGCACTGACCGGCAGCGCCGGTACGGGGGCACTGCCCCGGCAGTCGGCCGGACGGATGAACGCTCGATGGCCAATGCGGTGATCGGACATTGTTCTTCCGCTCCCATTAGCGGAAAACCCACCCGGAACGAACAAAGGGCCTCGGGGTAACCCCGGGGCCCTTTTCCGCGTCACGCTGCGTGGCGTCCGACCCGCCCGGGACCTGCCAAGATCGCCGATTGGTCCGGCCCTGCGGATCGCGGCAGTTGACCATGTAAAGAGGGCACGAAAGCTTCGCACCGCTCTTGCGAAGCACCCTGGGGCGTCTGCCAGTATGTCCCAATGCCCCAGCAGCAGTCCTCCCCTCTCGCGTTCTTCGATAACGCGAACTCGCAGCCAGACTTCACCGTCGGCCTGCGCGGTTACAACACTCACCAGGTCGATGACTTCCTCGGCCGGATGACCGCCGCGCTGACCCAGTCCGAGCAGGCCCGTGCCGAGGCCGAGCAGCGGATGAACGACGCCCAGCGTCGACTCCGCCAAGCCGAACAGCGCATGAGTGCGCTGGAGCAGAAGCTCACCGACACGAACAAGCAGCTCGAAGAGAACAGCCGACCCACCCTCTCCGGGCTCGGCACCCGCGTCGAGCAGATCCTCCGGCTCGCCGAGGAGCAGGCCAACGATCACCGCAACGAGGCGAAGCGCGAGTCGGAGGGCATCCTCTCCGCCGCCCGCCTCGAGGCCCGCGAGATCACCGACAAGGCACGTGCCGAGGCCGCGGCCATGAAGGCCAGCGCCGAGCGCGAGGCGGGCAACCTGCGCACCGCCGCCGAGCGCGAGGCCGCCGAGGTTCGGGTGCAGGCCCGCCGTGAGGCTGACACGCTGCGCGCGGACGCCGACCGCGAGACCAAGCAGCTGCGTACCGTCACCGCGCACGAGGTGGCCGAGCTGAAGTCGACCGTCGAGCGGGAGGTCGCCACCCTCCGGGCCACCGCCGAGCGGGAGATCACCCAGCAGCGGGCGAAGGCCGCCCGCGAGGCTGAGGAGAAGCGCGCCGAGGCGACCAAGCTGCTGACCGATGCGCGGGACAAGCGCGACAAGGACCTCCAGGCTCTGGAGCTCCAGTTGGCCGAGCGGCGGGAGAAGTCCGAGCGCGAGGAGTCCGAGCGGCACGCCGCCCAGGTCGCGCAGACCCAGAAGATGGTCAGCGAGGCCGAGCAGCGTGCCCGGGCCGCGCAGGAGCGGGCCAAGGAGATCGAGCAGCGCGCCGAGGCTCGGCGGGTCGAGTCGGAGCGCAACGCCGCCGAGACGGTGGACAAGGCCAAGGCGCACTCCGAGAAGACCCTCAACGAGGCCAAGGCCGAGTCGCAGCGTCTGCTCACCGAGGCCCGCACCGAGGCGGAGCTGACCACGCAGGCCGCCCGCCGCGAGGTCGAGGACCTCACCCGGCAGAAGGACGCGGTCACCTCGCAGCTGGGCCAGATGCTCTCCGGGCTCGCCGGCATCGTTCCGGGGATGCCGGCCGCGGCCGCCCCGGCGGCCAAGCCGGAGGCCAAGAAGGCCGATGGCGGTCAGGAGCGGGTGCCCGCGGAGACCGCTGGCTGACGCGAGGCGTCAGATCGGGGCATCGACGGCGCGAGGTGACACCGGGTGACCGGTGCAACCTCGCGCCGTGTGCGTTTCCCAGCCCGTGGTATGCCGGAAAAAATCCAAGTGAAGTAGCTCGCACAAGGCGCGTCCGTATCGCCCCAGCAGGGCCTGTTGCGTGTGAGGATGGGGGCATGTCGCACGGCGAGGAACTGTTCGCTCTCGGCGGGGACGTGACGACGGAGCCAAGCTTCGAGTCCGCTCTGCGGGGGTACGAGAAAAAACAGGTTGATCGGTATGTCGCGCGTGCCGAGCACGAGATCGCGACCCTCACCAACGAACGGGAACAGGCGTATACACAGATCCACAAGCTCGCCGGTCAGGTCGAGGTGCTCCAGCGCGACCTGACTCTGGTGCGCAAGCAGATGAACGTGGTCGACCGGGCCTCGTTCCGGCACCTCGGCCCCCTGGTCGACTCGATCGTCACGCAGTCCGAAGAGCTGGCCGAGCAGATCCTGTCCGATGCGAATGTGGAGATCGAGGCGCGCCGCGCCGCGGCCGAACACATCATCGAGGAGGCCCGCGAGCAGGCCGCGCGGGCACTGAAGGACTTCGAGATCGCCCTCGCCGCGCGGCGGTCCGAGGAGGAGCGGCACAGCGCCGCCCGGCGGGCCGAGGCGGAAGCCACGCTGCGGTCGGCCAAGGACGAGTCCGCGCAGCTGCGCAAGACGGCGCAGGACGCGCTGGCGAAGGCCCAGCAGGAGGCCACCCAGCTGCGGGACACCGCCAAGGAGATTCACACGCGGGCCCAGCAGGAGTCGACCAAGCTGCGCGAGACGGCCCGCGAGACATTGGCCAACGCCCGCCAGGAAGCCAGCGACCTGCGCGAGGCCGCCAAGGAGGTGCACGCCAAGGCCCTGCAGGAGGCCAAGCGGCTCACCGATACCGCGACCGAGGCCGGCCGCGCCACCCACGCGAAGGCCCAGCAGGAGGCCAAGCAGATCATCGACGACGCGTCGATGGCCGGGCGGGCCACCCGCGCGAAGGCGCAGCAGGAGGCCGAGCGGCTGACCACGCAGGCCTCCGAGGCGGCCAAACGCGGCCGCGCCGAGACCGAGGCGTACGTGCAGCGGATGCGCGCCGAGACCGAGGCTTACGTGCAGCACACCCGGGCACAGACCCAGCAGGAGCTGGGCGCGTGGCGGGCCGGGGTGGAGCAGGAGGTCAACTCGCGTCGGGAGGCGGCCGACCGGGAGCTGGCGCAGCGGCGGGCCACGTCCGAACAGGAGTTCGCCAAGCGCCGCGATGAGCTGGACAAGCAGCACAAGTCCCGCCAGCAGGAGCTGGAGACCGGCTTCACCAGCCGTCAGCAGGAGTTGGAGACGGGATTCACCAGCCGTCAGCAGGAACTGGAGACCGGGTTCACCACTCGCCGCGACGAGTTGGAGACCGAGTACACGGGCCGCAAGAACGAGCTGGAGACCGACTACTCCACGCGCAAGAACGAGATCGAGCAGGGCGCGGCCGGGGTTCGCCAGGCGGCTGAGCAGGACGCGGCGGCTCTGCGCCAGCGATCCGAGTCGGAGGCCGCCGAGCTGCTGAGCCGGGCCGAAACCGAGGCCGGCGACAAGCGCCGCGAGGCCGACGAGCATGTCGCGGCCTCCCGTCGGCAGTTCGAGGAGTACGCGGCCACGACCCAGCAGCACCTGGCCACCACTCAGCAGCACCTGGCGGCCACCCAGCAGGAGTCGGCGGC encodes:
- the meaB gene encoding methylmalonyl Co-A mutase-associated GTPase MeaB produces the protein MSEAAEHVPPAGTTSVRRSRDVPLLVERARAGDPRAVARLITLVENGDALLPAIAAALAPYAGQAQVVGLTGSPGVGKSTTTNELVRALRAQGHRVGVLAVDPSSPFTGGAILGDRVRMQDHATDPGVYIRSMSSRGHLGGLAAATPQAVRVLEGAGCDVVLVETVGVGQAEVEVASLADTTLVLLAPGMGDAIQAVKAGILEIADVFVINKADRDGVDATVRDIQGMIALGERGPGQWRPQVVRSVAARGEGIDDIAAAIDKHRGWLVEHGELRRRQEARAAAEIEAIALGTLRARIGSLRDGTELATLATKVAEGALDPYTAADELLAQLAR
- a CDS encoding acyl-CoA mutase large subunit family protein — encoded protein: MDADEIDAGRARWQARYDAARKRDADFTTLSGMPVEPVYGPPEGSAYPGFERIGWPGEYPYTRGLYPTGYRGRTWTIRQFAGFGNAQQTNERYKMILGAGGGGLSVAFDMPTLMGRDSDDPQALGEVGHCGVAIDTATDMQALFDGIDLADVTTSMTISGPAVPVFCMYLVAAERQGADLSKLDGTLQTDIFKEYIAQKEWLFDPEPHLRLIGDLMEYCAAEIPRYKPLSVSGYHIREAGSTAAQELAYTLADGFGYVELGLSRGLDVNVFAPGLSFFFDSHLDFFEEIAKFRAARRIWARWLRDVYGATSEKALWLRFHTQTAGVSLTAQQPVNNVVRTAVEALAAVLGGTNSLHTNALDETLALPTDESAEIALRTQQVLMEETGVVNVADPLGGSWYVEALTDKIEAEAEEIFARIRQLGGDGPHQIGPMTSGILRGIEDGWFTGHIAESAFVYQQALEKGDKKIVGVNCHTGTVAKELEILRISHEVELEQRRVLAERKGARDEAAVRAAVTRMVEASRTDENMIPAMLDAVRAEATLGEICDALRAEWGTYREPARF
- a CDS encoding DivIVA domain-containing protein, with translation MPQQQSSPLAFFDNANSQPDFTVGLRGYNTHQVDDFLGRMTAALTQSEQARAEAEQRMNDAQRRLRQAEQRMSALEQKLTDTNKQLEENSRPTLSGLGTRVEQILRLAEEQANDHRNEAKRESEGILSAARLEAREITDKARAEAAAMKASAEREAGNLRTAAEREAAEVRVQARREADTLRADADRETKQLRTVTAHEVAELKSTVEREVATLRATAEREITQQRAKAAREAEEKRAEATKLLTDARDKRDKDLQALELQLAERREKSEREESERHAAQVAQTQKMVSEAEQRARAAQERAKEIEQRAEARRVESERNAAETVDKAKAHSEKTLNEAKAESQRLLTEARTEAELTTQAARREVEDLTRQKDAVTSQLGQMLSGLAGIVPGMPAAAAPAAKPEAKKADGGQERVPAETAG
- a CDS encoding Asp23/Gls24 family envelope stress response protein; translation: MDHEATQELTTASVAAGGTTQVSDEVIEKIAVAAARAVPGVAELGGDVARFFNSVLDRVGLDQVGDARRGCSAHVTGDAAVVNLVLVIQAGQPVPEITSQVRARVTEAVEAYGLRVDEVNIRVDDVAMGGPAAPTA
- the mce gene encoding methylmalonyl-CoA epimerase, whose protein sequence is MAENSPAEPGADYVTDIGLRKIDHVGIAVADLDAAIDFYQRTFGMRCVHVETNAEQGVREAMLAVGPTTEGGCVQLLAPLTPESTIAKFLDRNGPGVQQVAYTVVDIDAACAALRARGMRLLYDAPRRGTADSRINFVHPKDAGGVLVELVEPAADH
- the ccrA gene encoding crotonyl-CoA carboxylase/reductase; translation: MQDILEAIMAAEESNDPDRELAGVAGLPVPESYRGVVVRAEEARMFDGMATRDKDPRKALHVQEVPTPELAPGEALIAVMASAINYNTVWTSIFEPLPTFKFLQRYGRVSELTRRHDLPYHVVGSDAAGVVLRTGPGVTRWAPGDEVVAHCLSVELEDAAGHDDTMLDPQQRIWGFETNFGGLAEMAVVKANQLMPKPRHLSWEEAASPGLVNSTAYRQLVSHHGANMKQGDVVLIWGASGGLGGYATQMALGGGAIPICVVSSPEKAELCRKMGAELVIDRAAEGFRFWKDEETQDPDEWRRFGERIRELTGGEDPDIVFEHPGRETFGASVYVARRGGTIVTCASTSGFLHQYDNRYLWMHLKRIIGSHFANYHEAWQANRLVSLGKVHPTVSRTYSLEQTGQAAYEVHRNAHQGKVGVRCLAPTDGLGVRDGELRAQHEDAINRFRGH
- a CDS encoding acetyl-CoA C-acetyltransferase, whose protein sequence is MASVIVSGARTPMGRLLGNLKDLPATKLGGIAIKAALERAGVSPDQVQYVIMGQVLQAGTGQIPARQAAVEAGVPMSVPALTINKVCLSGLDAIALADQLIRAGEFDIVVAGGMESMTNAPHLLMGQRTGYKYGDVVVKDHMAHDGLSDAWDCCSMGESTERLGTKHGISRTEQDTFAAASHQRAAAAQKNGHFADEITPVVIPQRKGDPLVISEDEGIRPDTTVESLAKLRPAFTPDGTITAGSSSPISDGAAAVLVMSKSKAQELGLTWLAEIGAHGNVAGPDNSLHSQPSNAINHALKKGGLSVADLDLIEINEAFAQVGVQSTRDLGISPDKVNVNGGAIALGHPIGMSGARLVLTLALELKRRGGGTGAAALCGGGGQGDALIIHVPGKVEKAQ